From the genome of Hathewaya histolytica, one region includes:
- a CDS encoding helix-turn-helix domain-containing protein has protein sequence MEILSLGEKIKRKRKELNMTLKDLAGERITPGQISLVESGKSNPSMDLLEYLAQSLNTSVEYLMESEESQAEKICVFFENIAEAHMLDNDLIKSDQYIEKALYYAEIYKLEYTRARTLFLRGKIHMLKSEMALAQQLFLSANVMFIKHNKHEEVINTFLNLGIITLKLKAYHSSCTYFQQAEKVFLDNNIGNDFLIGEIYYYIAYTFFKLEQIEKSIKYSYVAQEKFKQLNDKNEYAKSLLLISDQYSKKEDMENAIKYSEKALEVFKEIHDVENISEIENSLGRLFSDFGNIDEAFIHLERAKQLRNNNKDPKLIETLITMCENYIRLKDIKRSKEILEEIMVEVHNGNKKALVKYYLLKYRIDMQEENFIEAENTLIIALNFAKSMNYIKESAEISMMIGKFYIDKGDESSAAKYLSDGVDMFKELGIINYV, from the coding sequence ATGGAGATTCTGTCTTTGGGAGAGAAAATAAAAAGGAAGAGAAAAGAACTTAATATGACTCTTAAAGATTTGGCAGGGGAAAGAATAACACCAGGTCAAATAAGTCTTGTTGAGTCTGGCAAATCTAACCCTAGCATGGATTTGTTAGAATATCTAGCTCAGTCATTAAATACTTCTGTAGAATACCTAATGGAATCGGAAGAAAGCCAAGCAGAGAAAATTTGTGTTTTCTTTGAGAATATTGCAGAAGCACATATGTTAGATAATGATTTAATTAAGAGTGACCAGTATATAGAAAAGGCTTTATATTATGCTGAAATATATAAATTGGAATATACTAGGGCTAGAACTTTATTTTTAAGAGGAAAAATTCATATGCTAAAATCTGAGATGGCTTTAGCACAACAATTATTCCTTTCTGCCAATGTAATGTTTATAAAGCATAATAAGCATGAAGAAGTAATAAATACATTTTTAAACTTAGGAATAATAACTTTAAAATTAAAAGCATATCATTCATCTTGCACTTACTTTCAACAAGCTGAAAAGGTTTTTCTAGACAACAATATAGGGAATGACTTTTTAATAGGAGAAATTTACTATTATATAGCATATACCTTCTTTAAATTAGAACAAATTGAAAAATCTATAAAATACTCTTATGTAGCACAGGAAAAGTTTAAACAACTAAATGATAAAAATGAATATGCTAAGTCTTTATTATTAATATCAGACCAATATTCTAAAAAAGAGGATATGGAAAATGCTATTAAATACTCTGAAAAAGCTTTAGAGGTATTCAAAGAAATACATGATGTAGAAAATATATCTGAAATTGAAAATAGCTTAGGAAGACTATTTTCAGATTTTGGTAATATTGATGAAGCTTTTATACATTTAGAAAGAGCCAAGCAGTTAAGGAATAATAACAAAGATCCGAAACTAATAGAGACTCTAATTACAATGTGTGAAAATTATATAAGACTGAAAGATATAAAAAGGTCAAAAGAGATCTTAGAAGAGATAATGGTTGAGGTTCATAATGGAAATAAAAAGGCTCTAGTTAAATACTATCTTTTGAAATATAGAATAGACATGCAGGAAGAAAATTTTATTGAGGCAGAAAATACTTTAATAATAGCACTGAATTTTGCGAAAAGCATGAATTATATAAAAGAATCTGCTGAAATTTCCATGATGATAGGAAAATTCTATATAGATAAGGGGGATGAATCTTCAGCTGCTAAGTATTTAAGCGACGGAGTTGATATGTTTAAGGAATTAGGAATTATTAATTATGTATAA
- a CDS encoding ATP-dependent metallopeptidase FtsH/Yme1/Tma family protein, with translation MNLKKNLWKISLVATLVSLTILIFVKLVYIKNLQKDYTSFISDINTNKVSSVYLNDSPKIRIKLKNGQVYETDNPRKENFKENLLNKNIKVYENSFLLMPELVPSVLLFISFGFLVFSSFKNHKVKSKGMFSASNLNVEAIENSPYNFSLVAGNDEAKNSVKDIVDFLKNPEKYTSYGARMPKGIIFYGDPGTGKTLLAKAIAGEAKVPFYAVSGSDFVQMYVGVGAGRVRNLFKKARKHGKAVIFIDEIDAIGKKRDGGSGSGSSDEKDQTLNALLTEMSGFNEKEGIIVIAATNRLDILDSALLRPGRFDRHIEINLPDLTARERIIELYLENKPSNNINIKEWAKKTAYFSGAKLESLINEAAIIACNEESEFIDDRILDKAFSIVLTGYEKVNRDYIKNEDREITAVHESGHALVSHLLLPEEKVSKVTIIPSTKGAGGYTLSIPEDRLFRNKTYLKNRIMVLLAGRAAEEVCFGENNITTGAYNDIQKTTDLIFNMVTRYGMGESLGLLNIEELNKFGVNTNHVIVDECKSTIQKLYDDTKNLIIQNKYLLDNMSSELLKVETLYDQDINKILNKAS, from the coding sequence ATGAATTTGAAGAAAAATTTATGGAAGATTTCATTAGTTGCTACTCTAGTTTCCCTCACTATATTGATCTTTGTTAAATTAGTTTATATAAAAAACCTTCAAAAAGATTATACTAGTTTTATTTCTGATATAAACACTAATAAAGTTTCCTCAGTTTATTTAAATGACTCACCTAAAATAAGGATAAAATTAAAAAACGGACAAGTATACGAAACTGATAATCCTAGAAAAGAAAATTTTAAGGAAAACTTATTAAATAAAAATATTAAAGTATATGAAAACTCATTTCTTTTAATGCCTGAATTAGTTCCATCTGTTTTATTATTTATATCTTTTGGGTTTCTAGTGTTTTCCTCTTTTAAAAATCATAAAGTAAAATCTAAAGGCATGTTTTCTGCATCAAACTTAAATGTAGAAGCTATAGAGAACTCACCTTACAACTTTTCACTTGTAGCAGGAAATGATGAAGCTAAAAATAGCGTTAAAGATATTGTTGATTTTCTTAAAAATCCTGAAAAATATACTTCATATGGTGCAAGAATGCCAAAGGGTATCATTTTCTATGGAGATCCTGGTACAGGAAAGACTCTTCTTGCTAAAGCCATTGCAGGAGAGGCAAAAGTACCCTTTTATGCAGTATCTGGTTCTGACTTCGTGCAAATGTATGTAGGTGTTGGTGCAGGTCGTGTAAGAAATTTATTTAAAAAAGCTAGAAAGCATGGAAAAGCTGTTATATTTATAGATGAAATAGATGCTATAGGTAAGAAGAGAGATGGCGGTTCTGGTAGTGGTAGTTCTGATGAAAAAGATCAAACATTAAATGCCTTACTTACAGAAATGTCTGGTTTCAATGAAAAAGAAGGTATAATAGTCATAGCTGCAACTAACAGGCTTGATATTCTCGATTCTGCTCTTTTAAGACCTGGTAGATTTGATAGGCATATAGAAATAAACTTACCTGATTTAACTGCTAGAGAGAGAATAATAGAACTTTATTTAGAGAATAAACCTTCAAATAATATAAATATAAAAGAATGGGCGAAAAAAACTGCTTATTTCTCAGGTGCTAAGCTGGAAAGTTTGATTAATGAGGCTGCTATAATAGCTTGTAATGAGGAAAGTGAATTTATTGATGATAGAATACTTGATAAAGCTTTTTCTATCGTTCTAACAGGTTATGAGAAGGTCAATAGGGATTATATAAAGAATGAGGATAGAGAAATAACTGCGGTTCATGAAAGTGGACATGCTTTAGTATCGCATCTTCTTCTACCAGAAGAAAAGGTTTCTAAAGTTACAATTATACCAAGTACTAAGGGCGCTGGTGGTTATACATTAAGCATTCCTGAAGATAGGCTTTTTAGAAATAAAACTTATCTTAAAAATAGAATTATGGTACTTTTAGCTGGTAGGGCTGCTGAGGAAGTTTGTTTTGGAGAAAATAATATTACAACTGGTGCTTATAATGATATTCAAAAAACAACAGACTTAATCTTTAATATGGTAACCAGATACGGTATGGGAGAAAGCCTAGGGTTACTTAATATTGAGGAGCTAAATAAGTTCGGAGTGAATACTAATCATGTAATTGTAGACGAGTGTAAATCTACTATACAAAAGTTGTATGATGATACGAAAAATCTAATAATACAAAATAAATATCTCCTAGACAATATGTCTTCAGAACTACTGAAAGTAGAAACTTTATATGACCAAGACATAAATAAAATTTTAAATAAAGCATCATAA
- a CDS encoding helix-turn-helix domain-containing protein has protein sequence MEILSTGEKIKKSRVYKGLTLKELCGDKISVSKMSCIENNKIKPDLWVLEFTSNKLNIDYNYLKKDVEDHLKENLELIETYPLDMEGYEKKLKYNLEYSQDYNYPQISMKIMHLLFQYYLNNNDIQSLEELQCTYYDIYQKAYSIENQEIYYMDMANYLYMSKEYVQAANYYDNVIKSITSREDCNVEYYTLLVKAIYKEAYCYVKQKDYEKAYELAMKISDYMEHIDDQLLKANCYHMMAFLCLRMNDDRFLAYEKKSLRLYKEKHFDKVKAFNEYADIMIELGLMSEGMEYIEKALKVCPDEPKERVVEYKLMLTETLIKGNFITKAEEINSEILNIAIELNNLIFIEKAYHNKSIICMMQDNDYSAEMYMNLSLDALVKFGTKKQLYNRYLELGKMYYKFNNTMEALKYFNLAIKMEKYI, from the coding sequence ATGGAAATATTATCAACAGGGGAAAAAATAAAAAAATCTCGTGTATATAAAGGATTAACTTTAAAAGAATTATGTGGAGATAAGATATCCGTATCTAAAATGAGTTGTATAGAAAACAACAAAATAAAACCAGATCTATGGGTATTAGAGTTTACAAGTAATAAATTAAATATCGACTATAATTATTTGAAAAAAGATGTAGAGGATCATTTAAAAGAGAATCTAGAATTAATCGAAACATATCCTTTAGATATGGAAGGGTACGAGAAAAAGTTAAAATATAATCTAGAATATTCTCAAGATTATAATTATCCTCAAATTTCTATGAAGATTATGCATCTATTATTTCAATATTACTTAAATAATAATGATATTCAATCTTTAGAAGAATTACAATGTACATATTATGATATTTATCAAAAAGCATATAGTATAGAAAATCAGGAAATATATTATATGGATATGGCTAATTACCTTTATATGAGTAAGGAATATGTACAAGCAGCTAACTACTATGATAATGTAATAAAATCTATTACTAGTAGAGAGGATTGTAATGTAGAATATTATACTTTACTTGTAAAAGCTATTTATAAGGAAGCATATTGTTATGTAAAGCAAAAGGATTATGAAAAGGCTTATGAGCTTGCTATGAAAATTAGTGATTATATGGAACATATCGATGATCAGTTACTAAAGGCTAATTGTTATCATATGATGGCATTCTTATGTCTAAGAATGAATGATGATAGATTTTTAGCATATGAAAAGAAATCACTTAGGTTATATAAGGAAAAACATTTTGACAAGGTAAAAGCATTTAATGAATATGCAGATATAATGATAGAATTAGGACTTATGTCTGAGGGTATGGAATATATTGAAAAAGCTTTAAAGGTATGTCCTGATGAACCGAAAGAAAGAGTAGTAGAATATAAGCTCATGCTCACAGAAACCTTAATAAAAGGTAACTTTATAACAAAGGCGGAAGAAATAAATAGTGAGATTTTAAATATAGCTATAGAGTTAAATAATTTAATATTTATAGAAAAGGCTTATCATAATAAGTCCATTATTTGTATGATGCAAGATAATGATTACTCAGCTGAAATGTATATGAATTTATCTTTAGATGCTTTAGTTAAATTTGGTACAAAGAAACAATTGTATAATAGATATTTAGAACTGGGTAAAATGTATTATAAATTTAATAATACAATGGAAGCTTTAAAATATTTTAATCTTGCAATAAAAATGGAAAAGTACATATGA
- a CDS encoding YtxH domain-containing protein, which produces MGSKFFRGMTTGALVGIAAGMMMLPSMDRTTRRRIKRAAKTFRGTTTGMMDSMMGMMNR; this is translated from the coding sequence ATGGGATCAAAATTTTTTAGAGGTATGACAACAGGAGCTTTAGTAGGAATAGCAGCTGGAATGATGATGCTACCTTCAATGGATAGAACAACAAGAAGAAGAATAAAAAGGGCTGCTAAAACATTTAGAGGGACAACAACAGGCATGATGGATTCTATGATGGGAATGATGAATAGATAA
- the pepF gene encoding oligoendopeptidase F — MGTNSTIKTRQEIDKKYKWAIENIYSSLDEFEKDYSKVKEEGIKLKEFQGKLHVGEELLRFLKKDEEVCRLADKLFVFSALKYDEDTTVTESQVIKKKMDSYMTELASIRAFFIPEILSIDNEVLEKEISRIPELETYRFYFKTVLEAKPHMLDKEKEELVAGISDSFGVPVNVFEILTSSTMNFPTIEDKDGKEFKLSDSNFTGLLKSKDRTLRKAAFEGAFGTYKQFSNTFATLMTSSMKNFASMAKTRNYKDSLEYSLKPNNIPTAVYYTTIDTINKNLQHLHKYIALKKRLLNLKEMHMYDIYMPIIEEIEDYTPYEEGVELVKKGLKPLGEEYLNVFQNGIDTRWVDVYENKGKKGGAYSWGTYDIPAYVHLNYTNHYNDVSMLAHEMGHSIHSHYSNKNQPYIYSNYSYFCAEVASTTNESLLISYLIDNEEDKYKKMFYIAAQLEQMRVVVFRQALFAEFELRVHEEIEKGNILSAEELCKMYVELNKKYYGDAIIVDEAIGTEWARIPQYYMDYYTYQYVTGFAAANSFSKAILEEGEEAIERYMNFLKSGSSDYSIELLKKAGVDMTSPKPLQDTMDIFAERLEMLEKLIND; from the coding sequence ATGGGGACAAACTCAACTATTAAAACAAGACAAGAAATTGATAAGAAGTATAAATGGGCTATAGAGAATATTTATAGTTCTTTAGATGAGTTTGAGAAAGATTACTCAAAAGTTAAAGAAGAAGGAATTAAATTAAAGGAATTTCAAGGTAAGTTACATGTAGGAGAAGAACTTCTAAGATTTTTAAAGAAAGATGAAGAGGTTTGTAGACTTGCAGATAAACTTTTTGTTTTCTCAGCATTAAAATATGATGAGGATACAACAGTAACAGAATCACAAGTAATAAAGAAAAAGATGGATTCTTATATGACAGAACTTGCAAGCATTAGAGCATTTTTTATACCTGAAATATTATCTATAGATAATGAGGTTTTAGAGAAAGAAATATCAAGAATTCCAGAACTTGAAACATATAGATTTTATTTTAAAACAGTACTAGAAGCAAAACCTCATATGTTAGATAAGGAAAAAGAAGAATTAGTTGCAGGTATTTCAGATTCTTTCGGAGTTCCAGTAAATGTTTTTGAAATACTAACTAGCTCTACAATGAATTTTCCAACTATAGAAGATAAAGATGGAAAAGAGTTTAAATTAAGTGATAGTAACTTTACAGGACTTTTAAAAAGTAAAGATAGAACATTAAGAAAAGCTGCTTTTGAAGGCGCTTTTGGAACATACAAGCAATTTAGTAATACCTTTGCAACTTTAATGACTTCTTCAATGAAGAACTTCGCAAGCATGGCTAAGACAAGAAATTATAAAGACTCATTAGAGTATTCATTAAAACCTAATAATATACCAACAGCTGTATATTATACAACTATAGATACTATAAATAAAAATTTACAACATCTTCATAAATATATTGCATTAAAGAAAAGATTATTAAACTTAAAAGAAATGCATATGTATGATATTTACATGCCAATAATTGAAGAGATAGAAGATTATACTCCATATGAAGAAGGGGTAGAACTAGTTAAAAAAGGATTAAAACCATTAGGGGAAGAATACTTAAATGTTTTCCAAAATGGTATTGATACTAGATGGGTAGATGTATATGAGAATAAGGGTAAAAAAGGTGGAGCTTATTCTTGGGGAACTTATGATATACCAGCATATGTTCACCTAAACTACACTAACCACTATAATGATGTTTCAATGTTAGCACATGAAATGGGTCACTCAATCCATTCACATTACTCTAACAAAAATCAACCATATATATATTCAAATTATAGTTATTTCTGTGCTGAAGTTGCATCTACAACTAATGAGTCTTTACTTATTAGCTATTTAATAGATAATGAAGAAGATAAGTATAAGAAAATGTTCTACATTGCAGCTCAATTAGAACAAATGAGAGTAGTTGTATTTAGACAAGCATTATTTGCAGAATTTGAATTAAGAGTGCATGAAGAAATTGAAAAAGGTAATATTCTTTCAGCAGAAGAATTATGTAAAATGTATGTTGAATTAAACAAAAAATACTATGGAGATGCTATAATAGTTGATGAGGCTATAGGCACAGAATGGGCTAGAATACCTCAATATTATATGGACTATTATACTTATCAATATGTAACAGGATTTGCAGCTGCTAATTCCTTTAGTAAAGCTATATTAGAGGAAGGTGAAGAGGCAATAGAAAGATATATGAATTTCTTGAAGAGTGGTTCTTCTGATTATTCAATAGAGCTTTTAAAGAAGGCTGGGGTTGATATGACATCTCCAAAACCACTTCAAGATACTATGGATATCTTTGCTGAAAGGTTAGAAATGTTAGAGAAATTAATAAACGATTAG
- a CDS encoding YkvA family protein — MNISNVKILLSEEDLLSIFKEIIVYGKIKGLDISSVNFEGDKLNIKGTYKFKIKIPFSVKISFMYLKDNMLKLKINKVSIASLGIFTFIKNFALRKLLKDFMVIGIISYKDQVCIELDTLFTIVPYVSLILKNIDLKEDKLFVECEKLDVNLEKKYITFNEALKANEKIKSVWELNEKPEIYEEKPLNNKNKIEDGYSIVRNDIESSANNTEYKNAIKYALILPDLIALLYRLFKEPRVDRTSKIILGTVMAYIATPIDIIPNKIPFVGKIDELALVFFAFDRILNSVPQEVILQNWEGNDDIIFIIKEGVSFIKPLVGGENVDKIFSFINSGLKNI, encoded by the coding sequence TTGAATATATCCAATGTGAAAATACTTTTAAGCGAAGAGGACTTATTGAGTATTTTTAAAGAAATTATTGTATATGGAAAAATAAAAGGTTTAGATATAAGTTCAGTAAACTTCGAAGGTGATAAATTAAACATAAAAGGAACCTATAAGTTTAAAATTAAAATACCATTTAGTGTGAAAATAAGCTTTATGTACTTAAAAGATAATATGCTAAAGTTAAAAATAAATAAGGTTTCCATAGCTAGCTTAGGCATATTTACTTTTATAAAAAACTTTGCATTAAGAAAACTTTTAAAGGATTTCATGGTTATAGGAATTATAAGCTATAAGGATCAAGTGTGTATAGAACTAGATACCTTATTTACAATAGTTCCTTATGTATCCTTAATTCTAAAGAACATAGATTTAAAAGAGGACAAGCTTTTTGTAGAATGTGAAAAATTAGATGTAAATTTAGAAAAGAAATATATTACTTTTAATGAAGCTCTTAAAGCTAATGAAAAGATTAAAAGTGTATGGGAATTAAATGAGAAACCAGAAATTTATGAGGAGAAACCTTTAAATAATAAAAATAAAATTGAAGATGGTTATTCTATAGTTAGAAATGATATTGAAAGTAGTGCAAATAATACAGAGTATAAAAATGCCATCAAATATGCTTTAATATTGCCAGATTTAATAGCACTTTTATATAGACTCTTTAAAGAGCCGAGAGTAGATAGAACCAGTAAAATTATATTAGGAACTGTTATGGCATATATAGCTACACCTATAGATATTATACCTAATAAAATTCCCTTTGTAGGTAAAATAGACGAGCTAGCTTTAGTATTTTTTGCCTTTGATAGAATATTAAACTCTGTTCCCCAAGAAGTTATACTTCAGAATTGGGAAGGTAATGATGATATAATCTTTATTATAAAAGAAGGAGTAAGTTTTATAAAGCCTTTAGTAGGTGGAGAAAATGTTGATAAAATTTTTTCTTTTATTAATTCAGGGTTAAAAAATATATAA
- the clpB gene encoding ATP-dependent chaperone ClpB translates to MDIEKLTIKVQKSINEAHGIAVKYNHQQLESIHLFEALISEDESLIPNIFSKMGVSINKLREKTHMELEKMPKVLGEGAKTSGVYPTRRFEEVFIKAEEISKRFKDSYISVEHLILAMMELEDKGAVGDILRTFGITKDGFLKVLLEVRGNQTVDTQDPEGTYDALSKYGRNLIQDAKKHKLNPVIGRDDEIRRVIRILSRRTKNNPVLIGEPGVGKTAIVEGIAERIVRGDVPDGLKDKIVFSLDMGALIAGAKYRGEFEERLKAVLKEVSSSEGKIILFIDEIHTIVGAGKTEGSMDAGNLIKPMLARGELHCIGATTFDEYRKYIEKDKALERRFQQVLVGEPTVDECITILRGLKEKFEIYHGIRIHDNAIVAAAKLSNRYINNRFLPDKAIDLIDEACAMIRTEIDSLPEEMDDIRRKIFNLQIEKEALSKEKDEVSKERLKEVERELSNLNENDIEYTARYEREKSQIDEVKSLKEKIDNYKADLEKAEREYDLNKVAEIKYGVIPSLEKQLNEKENQLKGENSSLLKQEVTEVEISDIVSNWTGIPVTRLVEGERLKLLRLEEELEERVIGQSEAVKAVSNAVIRARSGLKDPRRPIGSFIFLGPTGVGKTQLAKTLANNLFDSEDNIIRIDMSEYMEKYAVSRLIGAPPGYVGYEEGGQLTEAVIRNPYSVILFDEIEKAHEDVFNIFLQILDDGRLTDNKGRVVDFKNTIIIMTSNMGSSYLLENMESGEISQEVREEVLDELKFKFKPEFLNRLDDVIMFKALGVKDIEKIIDIFLEDTKNRLREKSIELKITEKAKSVIAREAYDPIYGARPLKRYIENNIETVLAREIIKGEIYEGSTAIIDVKNDEIIVNKL, encoded by the coding sequence TTGGATATTGAAAAACTTACTATAAAGGTACAAAAATCTATTAATGAAGCTCATGGAATTGCAGTAAAATATAATCATCAGCAATTAGAATCAATCCATTTATTTGAGGCTTTAATTTCTGAGGATGAATCACTTATCCCTAATATATTTTCTAAGATGGGTGTTAGTATAAATAAGTTAAGGGAAAAAACTCATATGGAGTTAGAAAAAATGCCAAAAGTATTAGGAGAAGGAGCTAAAACTTCAGGTGTATATCCTACAAGAAGATTCGAGGAAGTATTTATTAAAGCTGAGGAAATATCTAAAAGATTTAAGGATAGCTATATAAGTGTGGAACACCTAATTCTTGCTATGATGGAATTAGAGGATAAGGGAGCTGTAGGTGATATATTAAGAACCTTTGGCATAACTAAAGATGGCTTCTTAAAAGTTCTATTAGAAGTTAGAGGAAACCAAACTGTGGATACTCAAGACCCAGAAGGAACATACGATGCCTTATCTAAGTATGGAAGAAATCTAATTCAAGATGCAAAAAAACACAAATTAAATCCTGTTATAGGTAGAGATGATGAAATAAGAAGGGTAATTAGGATTTTATCAAGAAGAACAAAAAATAATCCTGTACTAATTGGAGAACCAGGAGTAGGTAAAACTGCTATAGTTGAAGGAATCGCCGAAAGGATTGTAAGAGGAGATGTTCCTGATGGTCTAAAAGATAAGATAGTTTTTTCTTTAGATATGGGAGCTTTAATAGCTGGAGCTAAATACAGGGGTGAATTTGAAGAAAGACTGAAAGCTGTATTAAAAGAAGTTAGTTCTAGTGAAGGAAAAATAATATTATTTATAGATGAGATTCATACTATAGTAGGTGCAGGTAAAACAGAAGGTTCTATGGATGCAGGAAATCTTATAAAGCCAATGCTTGCAAGAGGAGAGCTTCATTGTATAGGAGCTACAACTTTCGATGAATATAGAAAGTATATAGAAAAAGATAAGGCACTAGAGAGAAGATTCCAACAGGTTCTAGTTGGAGAACCTACAGTGGATGAATGTATTACGATTTTAAGAGGGCTTAAAGAAAAATTTGAGATATACCATGGGATAAGAATACATGATAATGCAATTGTAGCAGCAGCTAAGCTTTCAAATAGATATATAAATAATAGGTTCTTGCCAGATAAAGCTATAGATTTAATTGATGAAGCTTGTGCTATGATAAGAACAGAGATAGATAGTTTACCTGAAGAAATGGATGATATAAGAAGAAAAATATTTAATCTTCAAATAGAAAAAGAAGCACTTTCAAAAGAAAAAGATGAGGTTTCAAAGGAAAGATTAAAAGAAGTTGAAAGAGAATTAAGTAACCTTAATGAAAATGATATAGAGTATACAGCAAGGTATGAAAGGGAAAAATCTCAAATTGATGAAGTTAAATCATTGAAAGAAAAAATAGATAATTATAAAGCAGATTTAGAAAAGGCTGAAAGAGAATATGATCTAAACAAAGTTGCTGAAATAAAATATGGAGTAATTCCAAGCTTAGAAAAACAACTAAATGAAAAAGAAAATCAATTAAAGGGAGAAAATTCATCCTTACTTAAGCAAGAAGTTACAGAAGTTGAAATATCAGATATAGTATCTAATTGGACTGGTATTCCTGTAACTAGATTAGTAGAAGGTGAAAGATTAAAACTTCTTAGATTAGAAGAAGAACTTGAAGAAAGAGTAATAGGTCAAAGTGAAGCAGTTAAGGCTGTATCTAATGCTGTAATAAGAGCACGTTCAGGACTTAAAGATCCTAGAAGACCTATAGGTTCATTTATTTTCTTAGGTCCTACAGGTGTAGGTAAGACTCAACTAGCTAAAACTCTAGCTAACAATTTATTTGATAGCGAAGACAATATTATTAGAATTGATATGTCAGAGTATATGGAAAAGTATGCTGTGTCTAGATTGATTGGAGCGCCTCCAGGATATGTTGGATATGAAGAGGGTGGACAATTAACAGAAGCAGTTATAAGGAATCCATACAGTGTTATTTTATTTGATGAAATCGAAAAAGCACATGAAGATGTATTTAATATTTTCTTACAAATATTAGATGATGGAAGACTTACAGATAATAAAGGTAGAGTAGTAGATTTTAAAAATACTATAATAATTATGACATCTAACATGGGAAGTTCATATTTACTAGAAAATATGGAAAGTGGAGAAATTTCACAAGAGGTAAGAGAAGAGGTTTTAGATGAACTTAAGTTTAAATTTAAACCAGAATTTTTAAATAGGCTTGATGATGTCATAATGTTTAAAGCTCTCGGAGTTAAGGATATAGAGAAAATAATAGATATATTCTTAGAAGATACAAAGAATAGATTAAGAGAAAAAAGTATAGAGCTTAAAATAACTGAAAAGGCAAAGAGTGTTATAGCAAGAGAGGCATATGATCCTATCTATGGGGCAAGACCTTTAAAGAGATATATAGAAAACAATATAGAAACTGTACTTGCAAGGGAAATAATAAAAGGTGAAATTTATGAAGGAAGTACAGCTATAATAGATGTGAAAAACGATGAAATAATAGTAAACAAGTTATAA
- a CDS encoding rhomboid family intramembrane serine protease — MTKNTKTFMDILINKKGYRVIEIDGEGKVPNVWCLSYNKLNVEQYFLILNPKTYSYASMYENIILNNTKNSNGYISIFKILILEKEMNIPIARDTLILNFELKSFQLAGELGKENLNDFEEALNEVVTINDRKHNVFKESKVTTTFIIINILYFLVSLYFNLRAGAGIVDIDISVLYALGSNTNISILNGEYYRFLTSMFLHGGIVHLGFNMYALYSIGPLVDRVYGFKNFIKIYLISGITASFITSFNLQGISIGASGAIFGLLGATLIFAYKLRNNIGKGFLYNIIIVIITNIFIGITLPNIDNSAHIVGLLSGMLVSLILYKEQ, encoded by the coding sequence ATGACTAAAAACACTAAAACCTTTATGGATATTTTAATAAATAAAAAAGGTTATAGGGTCATAGAAATAGACGGTGAAGGAAAGGTGCCAAATGTTTGGTGCCTTTCTTATAATAAATTAAATGTTGAGCAATATTTTTTAATTTTAAATCCGAAAACTTATAGCTATGCCTCTATGTATGAAAATATTATTTTAAATAACACTAAAAATAGTAATGGATATATTAGCATATTTAAAATATTAATATTAGAAAAAGAGATGAATATTCCTATTGCTAGAGACACTCTTATTTTAAATTTTGAATTAAAAAGTTTTCAATTAGCAGGTGAATTGGGTAAGGAAAATTTAAATGATTTTGAAGAAGCATTAAATGAAGTTGTTACTATAAATGATAGAAAACATAATGTATTTAAGGAAAGCAAGGTAACTACAACTTTTATAATTATTAATATTTTATATTTTCTAGTTTCTCTGTATTTTAACTTGAGGGCAGGTGCAGGGATCGTAGATATAGATATCTCTGTTTTATATGCACTAGGTTCTAATACCAATATTTCTATACTTAATGGTGAATATTATAGATTTTTAACTAGTATGTTTTTACATGGGGGAATAGTACATTTAGGTTTTAATATGTATGCTTTATATTCTATAGGTCCTTTAGTAGATAGGGTATATGGCTTTAAAAATTTTATTAAAATATATTTAATTTCTGGAATTACGGCATCTTTTATAACATCTTTTAATTTACAAGGTATTTCTATAGGTGCCTCAGGTGCAATTTTTGGTTTACTAGGAGCTACTTTAATTTTTGCATATAAACTTAGGAACAACATAGGTAAAGGTTTTTTATATAATATAATTATTGTTATAATTACTAACATATTTATAGGAATAACCTTACCTAACATAGATAATTCTGCTCATATAGTTGGACTTTTATCTGGAATGTTAGTGAGTCTTATACTTTATAAAGAACAATAA